One Felis catus isolate Fca126 chromosome D2, F.catus_Fca126_mat1.0, whole genome shotgun sequence DNA window includes the following coding sequences:
- the ZNF488 gene encoding zinc finger protein 488, whose amino-acid sequence MAAGKGALQSSSAENTWRLNEADQGWSCKPVLLEKMNNLGSEAAMGGGGREETSAEVALSATPGKLRLGKPMAQKVCWEQGQSAFTEVPRLKKRLEGVQAREREHDNPTGQPGPQKLTQDTPRDLADSKTSVWPSGARGEQKSAFSKPARCPAGRPGPTSVFQTHGPADALGELLGLSNTVDIPCWDQLSNSKFLVGDFWNLQTLPQNAPLCSAFLGAPTLWLKHATAQMSTPSSSSSTATWALLPPTFTSLGLSTQNWCAKCNLSFRLTSDLVFHMRSHHKKEHVGPDLHSKKLREEALTCPICHEYFRERHHLSRHMTSHS is encoded by the coding sequence ATGGCTGCTGGGAAGGGTGCTCTGCAGAGCTCTTCGGCTGAAAACACATGGAGGCTTAATGAAGCTGACCAGGGCTGGAGCTGCAAGCCAGTGCTGCTGGAAAAAATGAACAACCTGGGCTCTGAGGCTGCCATGGGTGGTGGTGGCCGGGAGGAGACCTCTGCTGAGGTGGCACTGTCAGCAACCCCAGGAAAACTCAGACTGGGAAAGCCAATGGCCCAGAAGGTGTGCTGGGAACAGGGGCAGAGTGCTTTCACAGAGGTGCCTCGACTCAAGAAGAGGCTGGAGGGTGTGCAggccagggagagggagcatGATAACCCCACAGGCCAGCCTGGTCCCCAGAAGCTGACCCAGGACACCCCCAGGGACCTGGCTGACAGCAAGACCTCTGTGTGGCCCAGTGGAGCCCGAGGGGAGCAGAAAAGCGCCTTCAGCAAACCAGCCAGGTGTCCAGCAGGGAGACCTGGGCCAACCTCCGTCTTCCAGACACATGGACCTGCAGATGCCCTTGGGGAGCTGTTGGGACTCAGCAACACGGTAGACATCCCTTGTTGGGATCAGCTTTCAAATTCTAAGTTTTTGGTGGGTGATTTCTGGAACCTGCAGACGTTGCCACAAAATGCTCCTCTCTGCAGTGCTTTCCTGGGAGCCCCCACACTGTGGCTAAAGCATGCCACAGCCCAGATGTCCACACCGTCATCATCCTCTTCCACTGCCACTTGGGCCCTGCTGCCACCTACATTCACCTCCCTGGGCCTGTCCACCCAGAACTGGTGTGCAAAATGCAACCTCTCCTTTCGCCTGACCTCCGACCTGGTCTTCCACATGCGGTCCCACCACAAAAAGGAACATGTGGGGCCTGACTTACATTCTAAGAAGCTGAGAGAAGAGGCCCTCACGTGTCCCATTTGCCATGAGTATTTCCGGGAGCGCCACCATCTCTCCAGGCACATGACTTCTCACAGTTAG